A region from the Rubrivirga sp. SAORIC476 genome encodes:
- the pdxA gene encoding 4-hydroxythreonine-4-phosphate dehydrogenase PdxA, producing the protein MRDRPLLAVSLGDPNGIGPEVILKAAPSDLGADLLVVGSAAVLGAQAEALGLGPVREVTHADQAAGEGLAILDPDPGSEPVLDVGQTTAEGGRRAMEAVACAIDLALAGDVDGIVTAPISKEAIQLAGYTVPGHTEFLQQRTGASTVVMVLAADLPAGPLRVALVTIHVPVSAVPALVSPDRIQRVCRTLADALHADLGIPAPRLAVLGLNPHAGDGGVIGTEEIDTIRPALDALRVDGLDVSGPHPADAFFGRGGWRHADAVVAMYHDQGLAPFKALAQGAGVNVTLGLPIVRTSPDHGTAFDVAGKNVADASSMIAAIRMAAQMAARRAG; encoded by the coding sequence ATGCGCGACCGCCCTCTTCTCGCCGTCAGCCTGGGCGATCCCAACGGGATCGGTCCCGAGGTGATCCTGAAAGCCGCTCCGTCCGATCTCGGGGCCGACCTGCTCGTGGTGGGTAGCGCGGCGGTGCTGGGCGCACAGGCCGAGGCGCTCGGCCTCGGGCCGGTCCGCGAGGTGACCCATGCGGACCAAGCGGCGGGGGAGGGGCTCGCCATCCTCGACCCCGACCCGGGCAGCGAGCCGGTGCTCGACGTCGGTCAGACGACGGCGGAGGGGGGGCGGCGCGCGATGGAGGCCGTCGCGTGCGCCATCGACCTGGCGCTGGCGGGCGACGTGGACGGGATCGTCACGGCGCCGATCTCGAAGGAGGCGATCCAACTCGCGGGCTACACCGTGCCCGGCCACACCGAGTTCTTGCAGCAGCGGACGGGCGCGTCGACCGTCGTGATGGTCCTCGCGGCGGACCTCCCTGCCGGGCCGCTCCGCGTCGCGCTGGTGACGATCCACGTCCCGGTCTCCGCCGTCCCGGCGCTCGTCTCGCCGGACCGCATCCAGCGCGTCTGCCGCACGCTCGCCGACGCGCTCCACGCCGACCTCGGCATCCCCGCGCCCCGCCTCGCCGTGCTCGGCCTCAACCCGCACGCGGGCGACGGCGGCGTGATCGGGACGGAGGAGATCGACACGATCCGCCCGGCGCTCGACGCGCTCCGGGTCGACGGGCTCGACGTGTCCGGCCCGCACCCGGCCGACGCGTTCTTTGGCCGGGGCGGCTGGCGCCACGCCGACGCCGTCGTGGCGATGTACCACGACCAGGGCCTCGCCCCGTTCAAGGCGCTCGCGCAGGGGGCCGGCGTGAACGTCACGCTCGGGCTCCCCATCGTGCGCACGAGCCCGGACCACGGGACGGCGTTCGACGTGGCTGGGAAAAACGTGGCCGACGCATCGTCGATGATCGCCGCGATCCGGATGGCGGCCCAGATGGCCGCCCGCCGCGCCGGCTGA
- a CDS encoding sodium:alanine symporter family protein, producing MELLSVVIDAINNVLRWPLVIGLLGTGLFLTIKLGFVQFRRLGHGFAVATGRYDDPDEPGDVTHFQALTTALSATVGVGNIAGVALAIHIGGPGALFWMWVTALLGMATKYSEVTLAQQYRDVHVDQDGKAWEGSVSGGPMYYIERGLGRNWKPVAMFFAFALMLTSFMTGNAVQANTVATQVFDSFGVPVWITGLITATIVGVVILGGISRIGKVTSIVAPVMAAVYVAGALLILILNIGAIPAAFVRIFSEAFNPVSGVAGTGAGVFLLTMLYGVQRGLFSNEAGQGSAPIAHSAAKTDEPVSEGVVALLEPFIDTIIICTMTGLVLVTTGAFEATAPAAVDLDASNVSIVEGSREAGYTTYLGSEAISYANGVPENGAGPRVGRFTVGIDSLFLDEAQTVPFTGTIDAATKAVLTADGQVVETFYANTVRTSAPLTTLAFERGLSPIGLGGVGRFIVLISVILFAVSTSISWSYYGDRCANYLFGTKAILPFKAIFVVMHFVGAVLAVTTIWDLGDVALSLVTLPNVLALLLLSPVLKKLTDSYFERRPWVENEEAHKKAKQEGRL from the coding sequence ATGGAGCTCCTCTCCGTCGTCATCGACGCCATCAACAACGTGCTCCGGTGGCCCCTGGTCATCGGGCTGCTCGGGACGGGCCTGTTCCTGACGATCAAGCTCGGGTTCGTCCAGTTCCGCCGCCTCGGCCACGGCTTCGCCGTCGCCACCGGCCGCTACGACGACCCGGACGAGCCCGGCGACGTGACGCACTTCCAGGCGCTCACGACGGCACTCAGCGCGACGGTCGGCGTCGGCAACATCGCGGGTGTGGCGCTGGCGATCCACATCGGCGGCCCCGGCGCGCTGTTCTGGATGTGGGTGACGGCGCTGCTCGGCATGGCCACCAAGTACTCCGAGGTGACGCTCGCCCAGCAGTACCGCGACGTGCACGTGGACCAGGACGGCAAGGCCTGGGAGGGCTCCGTCTCCGGTGGCCCGATGTACTACATCGAGCGCGGCCTTGGCCGCAACTGGAAGCCGGTCGCGATGTTCTTCGCCTTCGCCCTCATGCTGACGTCGTTCATGACGGGCAACGCGGTCCAGGCCAACACGGTCGCCACGCAGGTCTTCGACTCGTTCGGGGTGCCGGTCTGGATCACCGGCCTCATCACCGCGACCATCGTCGGCGTCGTGATCCTGGGCGGGATCAGCCGCATCGGCAAGGTGACCAGCATCGTGGCGCCCGTGATGGCCGCCGTCTACGTGGCGGGTGCGTTGCTCATCCTGATCCTCAACATCGGCGCGATTCCGGCCGCCTTCGTCCGCATTTTCTCGGAGGCCTTCAACCCGGTCTCGGGCGTGGCGGGCACCGGCGCAGGCGTGTTCCTGCTGACGATGCTGTACGGCGTCCAGCGAGGGCTCTTCTCGAACGAGGCCGGGCAGGGCTCGGCGCCCATCGCGCACTCGGCGGCCAAGACCGACGAGCCGGTCTCGGAGGGCGTCGTGGCGCTGCTGGAGCCCTTCATCGACACGATCATCATCTGCACGATGACGGGCCTCGTGCTCGTCACCACGGGCGCCTTCGAGGCGACCGCTCCGGCCGCCGTCGACCTCGACGCGTCCAACGTGTCCATCGTCGAGGGGTCGCGAGAGGCCGGCTACACGACTTACCTCGGCTCCGAGGCCATCTCCTACGCCAACGGCGTCCCGGAGAACGGCGCAGGCCCCCGCGTCGGCCGCTTCACCGTCGGCATCGACTCGCTCTTCCTGGACGAGGCGCAGACCGTGCCGTTCACGGGCACCATCGATGCTGCGACCAAGGCCGTGCTGACGGCGGACGGGCAGGTCGTGGAGACGTTCTACGCCAACACCGTCCGCACGAGCGCGCCGCTGACGACGCTCGCCTTCGAGCGAGGGCTGTCGCCGATCGGCCTCGGCGGAGTGGGACGCTTCATCGTGCTCATCTCGGTGATCCTGTTCGCGGTGTCCACCTCCATCTCGTGGAGCTACTACGGCGACCGCTGTGCGAACTACCTGTTCGGCACCAAGGCCATCCTGCCGTTCAAGGCCATCTTCGTGGTGATGCACTTCGTCGGCGCGGTGCTGGCGGTGACAACCATCTGGGACCTCGGCGACGTGGCGCTCTCGCTCGTGACGCTGCCCAACGTGCTCGCGCTGCTGCTGCTCTCGCCGGTCCTCAAGAAGCTGACCGACAGCTACTTCGAGCGCCGCCCGTGGGTCGAGAACGAGGAGGCACACAAGAAGGCCAAGCAGGAAGGCCGCCTCTAG
- a CDS encoding bifunctional oligoribonuclease/PAP phosphatase NrnA, which yields MIPVHDSPALAAVRDALVAADRVVITTHLRPDGDAIGTEIAVARALQALGKTVLVLNTDKVPRNLDWLAEEQPAGLMAVYESGDLAQAQAVAEADALLVVDANAAHRLGAVGDVFRKSGRPVLLIDHHPDPETWFDAPCVRTDTASAAEIAYELIAGIDPALVDRAVATALYVGIMTDTGSFRYSATTPRTHAIVADILERGDVAPEPIHISIFDGRSREGLALLSASLATITTHYEGRLATMFVTQDMLRQSGAFFDETEGLINYGLSLDGVLAAVIFLELSSGVKLSFRSKGDCPINQWASRFGGGGHANASGAFVKDGQLSRTIKDVVDSAPMHIVAPGATEDDDDDGGLSEADLALLAQFKGSID from the coding sequence ATGATCCCCGTTCACGATTCGCCCGCCCTCGCCGCCGTCCGCGACGCCCTCGTCGCTGCCGACCGCGTCGTCATCACGACGCACCTCCGGCCCGACGGCGACGCCATCGGCACGGAGATCGCGGTCGCTCGCGCCCTCCAGGCGCTCGGCAAGACCGTCCTCGTGCTGAACACCGACAAGGTGCCGCGCAACCTCGACTGGCTCGCCGAGGAGCAGCCGGCGGGCCTGATGGCGGTCTACGAGTCCGGCGACCTCGCCCAGGCCCAGGCCGTCGCCGAGGCAGACGCGCTCCTGGTGGTCGACGCCAACGCGGCTCACCGCCTCGGGGCCGTCGGAGACGTGTTCCGCAAGTCGGGGCGACCGGTGCTGCTGATCGACCACCACCCGGACCCGGAGACGTGGTTCGACGCGCCCTGCGTGCGTACCGACACGGCCTCGGCGGCCGAGATCGCCTACGAACTGATCGCGGGCATCGACCCGGCCCTGGTCGACCGGGCGGTGGCGACGGCGCTCTACGTCGGCATCATGACCGACACCGGCTCGTTCCGCTACAGCGCGACGACGCCGCGGACGCACGCCATCGTGGCCGACATCCTGGAGCGCGGCGACGTGGCGCCGGAGCCGATCCACATCTCGATCTTCGACGGCCGCAGCCGCGAGGGGCTGGCGCTGCTGAGCGCCTCGCTCGCCACCATCACCACCCACTACGAGGGCCGACTGGCGACGATGTTCGTCACCCAGGACATGCTCCGCCAGTCGGGCGCCTTCTTCGACGAGACCGAGGGGCTGATCAACTACGGCCTGTCGCTGGACGGCGTCCTCGCGGCAGTCATCTTCCTGGAGCTGTCGTCCGGCGTCAAGCTGTCGTTCCGCTCCAAGGGCGACTGCCCGATCAACCAGTGGGCGAGCCGGTTCGGCGGCGGTGGGCACGCCAACGCATCCGGGGCCTTCGTCAAGGACGGCCAGCTCTCGCGCACGATCAAGGACGTCGTGGACTCGGCCCCGATGCACATCGTCGCACCGGGCGCGACGGAGGACGACGATGACGACGGGGGACTTTCTGAGGCAGACCTCGCCCTGCTCGCCCAGTTTAAGGGATCGATCGACTGA
- a CDS encoding M17 family metallopeptidase yields the protein MIHLVSGDLLDSPTGLLVLPVDGDGPEAWRAALGPAYETARTDAAAAKRPAMLIRPDGSRVLVVRLGDEPGLERWRWAAAAAARQADSLDLDRAVLALPPGESADVAAALVEGFLLGGYRFDACRSEDPQDPVALGLWAETPSDGLTAAVGRAAVRAEATAWCRDLVNLPPDAKMPAALADLVAEVAEDAGVRCEVWDKDRIEAERLGGVLGVNRGSLDPPRFVTLEWTPEGTEADAPVVLVGKTVTYDTGGLSLKPTKDSMDFMKADMAGGAAVAAAVVGAARLGLPLRVIGLLPMTDNRPGGRAFAPGDVLTMHSGATVEVLNTDAEGRLILADALSLAQRLDPRWVLDAATLTGAQGVALGERVAAVLARHEDRDLADRVHRAGDATGDLSWVLPLYPHYREQLTSDIADLKNVGGRMAGTITAAAFLEAFTRDAAGDPAYPWVHVDLARPSFLNAAYGYRPKGASGFGVRLLLDLLVDEAGGDARLASEPGPWTSS from the coding sequence ATGATCCACCTCGTCTCCGGCGACCTCCTCGATTCCCCGACCGGGCTCCTCGTGCTCCCCGTCGACGGCGACGGACCGGAGGCGTGGCGCGCGGCGCTCGGCCCCGCATATGAGACCGCGCGGACGGACGCAGCGGCGGCGAAGCGTCCGGCCATGCTCATCCGCCCTGACGGCTCGCGCGTGCTGGTCGTCCGCCTCGGCGACGAACCCGGCCTGGAGCGCTGGCGCTGGGCGGCGGCGGCGGCGGCTCGGCAGGCGGACAGCCTCGACCTCGACCGCGCCGTGCTGGCGCTCCCCCCGGGGGAATCCGCTGACGTGGCGGCGGCCCTCGTGGAGGGCTTCCTGCTCGGCGGGTACCGGTTCGACGCGTGCCGGTCGGAGGACCCGCAGGACCCCGTCGCGCTCGGGCTGTGGGCGGAGACCCCGTCCGACGGCCTGACGGCAGCGGTGGGGCGCGCGGCGGTCCGCGCCGAGGCGACGGCCTGGTGCCGCGACCTCGTCAACCTCCCGCCCGACGCCAAGATGCCGGCGGCGCTGGCCGACCTGGTCGCCGAGGTGGCCGAGGACGCGGGCGTCCGCTGCGAGGTCTGGGACAAGGACCGGATCGAAGCCGAGCGGCTGGGTGGCGTGCTCGGCGTCAACCGTGGCAGCCTCGACCCGCCCCGCTTCGTGACGCTGGAGTGGACGCCCGAGGGCACCGAAGCGGACGCGCCGGTCGTCCTGGTGGGCAAGACGGTGACCTACGACACCGGCGGGCTGTCGCTGAAGCCGACCAAGGACTCGATGGACTTCATGAAGGCCGACATGGCGGGCGGGGCGGCGGTCGCCGCGGCCGTCGTCGGCGCCGCGCGGTTGGGGCTGCCGCTCCGCGTGATCGGGCTGCTGCCGATGACCGACAACCGACCGGGCGGACGCGCCTTCGCGCCCGGCGACGTGCTCACGATGCACTCGGGGGCCACTGTCGAGGTCCTCAACACGGACGCCGAGGGGCGCCTCATCCTCGCCGACGCGCTCAGCCTCGCCCAGCGGCTCGACCCGCGCTGGGTGCTCGACGCGGCTACGCTGACCGGCGCGCAGGGCGTCGCCCTCGGCGAGCGCGTCGCGGCCGTCCTCGCACGGCACGAGGACCGCGACCTCGCCGACCGCGTCCACCGCGCGGGCGACGCCACAGGCGACCTGTCGTGGGTGCTGCCGCTCTACCCGCACTACCGCGAGCAGTTGACGAGCGACATCGCGGACCTGAAGAACGTCGGGGGGCGAATGGCGGGGACCATCACCGCGGCGGCGTTCCTGGAGGCGTTCACGCGCGACGCGGCGGGCGACCCGGCGTATCCGTGGGTCCACGTCGACCTCGCGCGGCCGTCCTTCCTCAACGCGGCCTACGGCTACCGGCCGAAGGGCGCGAGCGGCTTCGGCGTCCGCCTGCTGCTGGACCTGTTGGTGGACGAGGCCGGGGGGGATGCGCGCCTCGCATCTGAACCCGGCCCCTGGACCTCCTCCTGA
- a CDS encoding T9SS type A sorting domain-containing protein, translated as MLRALPLLLALVLATAAHAQHATAYPNPLGAGPLTVQHDAEAAEVELYDVLGRRLDPRSDLAAGVYLWRLRLADGTATPAQSLTKLAAGPLDVHLVREARPAARLGAIAEATVADREGCRVAAPAFGGLQHEGLRGSTLTPVAGGLGVSGGPAYAALLTCLQNSGGVSYAFPQGASPFATGTSRFEAGAMGAAGTGFLDSVAVNLRSVSGGFADLRFGTDAQSARARMVYVLDFLPDGGVAFLDSAFVAPGTPVTRRIARMWGDEGPLELSGLAFSSRLERPGGALLDSALVAVAAFRTSDPKGVMIQIEGATLQGDAVAVAIAQVETAIPAVFEKALLQTTDAQFGVEDLSFMAATGGDPTLQAPAVPRPMWLQPADPNGLMTDAGTMEIRCARGRSCSTYGVVAVPSLYSTSGMGTEGLGNGSALAASVQAGGFATRNGRGLVFSPGSQFATEAVFVQEMPSGATTTGAVRVVAGTPGSSSLVVGVQDTGATPTVTGGEVVYLRDGVVRRQFDLTPGTPVNLGLRVELSGAFISIQAGGDPTLAPSGRLVFRYVDALRANSAVEVRLDLGDRTPEGYYTITMEHLTPWSLDFIAVNGGGDPTFSAGP; from the coding sequence ATGCTCCGCGCCCTTCCGCTCCTCCTCGCCCTCGTCCTCGCCACGGCGGCCCACGCCCAGCACGCGACGGCCTACCCCAACCCCCTCGGCGCCGGTCCGCTCACGGTCCAGCACGACGCCGAGGCGGCCGAGGTCGAACTATACGACGTGCTCGGCCGCCGCCTCGACCCGCGCTCCGACCTCGCGGCGGGCGTCTACCTCTGGCGCCTCCGCCTCGCCGACGGCACGGCCACGCCCGCCCAGTCGCTCACGAAGCTGGCGGCGGGACCGCTCGACGTGCACCTCGTCCGCGAGGCCCGCCCGGCCGCCCGGCTGGGGGCCATCGCCGAGGCGACGGTGGCCGACCGTGAGGGCTGCCGCGTGGCGGCGCCCGCGTTCGGCGGGTTGCAGCACGAGGGCCTGCGCGGGTCCACGCTCACACCCGTCGCTGGGGGCCTCGGCGTCTCGGGCGGACCGGCCTACGCGGCGCTCCTGACCTGCCTCCAGAACAGCGGCGGCGTGTCGTACGCCTTCCCGCAGGGCGCGTCGCCGTTCGCGACCGGCACCAGCCGTTTCGAGGCCGGGGCGATGGGCGCCGCCGGGACCGGCTTCCTCGACTCCGTCGCGGTCAACCTCCGCTCCGTCAGCGGCGGCTTCGCCGACCTCCGGTTCGGGACCGACGCCCAGTCCGCTCGTGCGCGCATGGTCTACGTGCTCGATTTCCTGCCGGATGGCGGCGTGGCGTTCCTCGACTCGGCGTTCGTCGCGCCGGGCACCCCCGTCACCCGGCGCATCGCGCGGATGTGGGGCGACGAGGGGCCGCTCGAGCTGTCCGGCCTCGCGTTCTCCAGCCGGCTGGAGCGGCCGGGCGGCGCGCTCCTCGACTCGGCCCTCGTCGCCGTCGCGGCGTTCCGCACATCTGACCCGAAGGGCGTGATGATCCAGATCGAGGGCGCGACGCTCCAGGGCGACGCCGTCGCCGTCGCCATCGCGCAGGTGGAGACCGCGATCCCGGCCGTGTTCGAGAAAGCGCTCCTGCAGACGACCGACGCCCAGTTCGGCGTCGAGGACCTCTCGTTCATGGCAGCCACCGGCGGCGACCCCACGCTCCAGGCGCCCGCCGTGCCCCGGCCGATGTGGCTCCAGCCGGCCGACCCCAACGGGCTGATGACCGACGCCGGGACGATGGAGATCCGCTGCGCGCGGGGCCGCTCGTGCAGCACTTACGGCGTCGTCGCCGTCCCGTCGCTCTACTCGACGTCAGGCATGGGCACCGAGGGGCTCGGCAACGGCTCGGCGCTAGCGGCGTCCGTGCAGGCGGGCGGGTTCGCGACCCGGAACGGGCGCGGCCTCGTCTTCAGCCCCGGCTCCCAGTTCGCGACCGAGGCCGTCTTCGTTCAGGAGATGCCGTCCGGCGCGACCACGACCGGCGCCGTGCGCGTGGTGGCCGGGACGCCGGGCAGCAGCAGCCTCGTGGTCGGCGTGCAGGACACCGGCGCCACGCCGACGGTCACGGGCGGCGAGGTCGTCTACCTCCGCGACGGCGTCGTCCGCCGCCAGTTCGACCTCACGCCCGGGACGCCCGTGAACCTCGGCCTCCGCGTCGAGCTCTCCGGCGCGTTCATCTCCATCCAGGCCGGCGGCGACCCCACGCTCGCGCCGTCGGGCCGGCTCGTGTTCCGTTACGTGGACGCGCTCCGGGCGAACAGCGCCGTCGAGGTCCGCCTCGACCTCGGCGACCGGACGCCGGAGGGGTACTACACGATCACGATGGAGCACCTGACGCCCTGGTCGCTCGACTTCATCGCGGTGAACGGCGGCGGCGATCCGACGTTCTCGGCCGGGCCCTGA
- a CDS encoding tetratricopeptide repeat protein codes for MTRFGSVVLALLVATGCGDAPPEAGPVGTSEVDFAAVERAYDACLDGAVDEGVASLDSVLAQSPGAPDALVARGLCRWARSEDREALDDVQAAYDDLTSAIEAVEAGTPARGSALDEIYSHRAFVAQTLDDGWVRTLEDLDQAVTLEPDEPRHILDRGVVQSYLGDTLAARSDLEQYLVLADSFEVSDPARRAVVERLLEDLTPARTAAR; via the coding sequence GTGACGCGCTTCGGGTCCGTCGTTCTCGCCCTCCTCGTCGCCACCGGGTGTGGCGACGCGCCGCCCGAGGCCGGGCCGGTGGGCACGTCCGAGGTGGACTTTGCGGCCGTCGAGCGGGCCTACGACGCCTGCCTCGACGGGGCCGTGGACGAGGGCGTCGCGTCGTTGGACTCGGTGCTGGCGCAGTCGCCGGGCGCCCCGGACGCGCTCGTCGCGCGCGGCCTCTGCCGCTGGGCTCGCTCGGAGGACCGGGAGGCCCTTGACGATGTGCAGGCGGCCTACGACGACCTCACGTCCGCGATCGAGGCCGTCGAGGCGGGCACGCCTGCGCGTGGATCGGCGCTCGACGAGATCTACAGCCACCGCGCCTTCGTCGCCCAGACCCTCGACGACGGCTGGGTGCGGACGCTGGAGGACCTCGACCAGGCGGTCACCCTGGAGCCCGACGAGCCACGTCACATCCTCGACCGCGGCGTCGTCCAGTCTTACCTCGGCGACACGCTGGCCGCGCGGTCCGACCTGGAGCAGTACCTCGTGCTGGCCGACTCGTTCGAGGTGAGCGACCCCGCACGGCGTGCCGTGGTGGAGAGGCTGCTGGAGGATCTGACGCCTGCCCGCACCGCGGCGCGGTAG
- a CDS encoding cell division ATP-binding protein FtsE — protein MDPAVDSAPDSSAPPSAGAPRERPLVEIRNVAAGYTDPNGSRVEVTSDLSLTLNRGEMAYLIGPTGSGKSTILKLLYMDVMPEYGLVRVGPYQSDTTKPNDIPLLRRMLGIVFQDFQLLPDRSAYENVAFALYATGKRGKEVKERALQALSEVGLGHRAKARPSEMSGGEQQRACIARALVNHPRLLLADEPTGNLDPRVADEIQKLLVKVNRQGTALLMATHDYRLVKAFPARTLALVRGRLIEVDPASL, from the coding sequence GTGGACCCCGCCGTCGACTCTGCCCCCGATTCTTCCGCGCCGCCGTCGGCCGGTGCGCCGCGCGAGCGTCCGCTCGTGGAGATCCGCAACGTGGCCGCGGGCTACACCGACCCCAATGGCTCGCGCGTCGAGGTCACGTCCGACCTCAGCCTGACGCTCAATCGGGGCGAGATGGCCTACCTCATCGGTCCGACCGGGAGTGGCAAGTCGACCATCCTGAAGCTGCTCTACATGGACGTGATGCCCGAGTACGGGCTCGTCCGCGTGGGGCCGTACCAGTCGGACACGACCAAGCCGAACGACATTCCCTTGCTGCGGCGGATGCTGGGCATTGTGTTCCAGGACTTCCAGTTGCTGCCCGACCGGAGCGCGTACGAGAACGTGGCCTTCGCGCTCTACGCGACCGGCAAGCGGGGCAAGGAGGTCAAGGAGCGGGCGCTGCAGGCGCTGTCGGAGGTCGGGCTGGGACACCGCGCGAAGGCGCGGCCGAGCGAGATGTCGGGCGGTGAGCAGCAGCGCGCGTGCATCGCGCGGGCGCTCGTCAACCACCCGCGCCTCCTCCTGGCCGACGAGCCGACGGGCAACCTCGACCCCCGCGTGGCCGACGAGATCCAGAAGCTGCTCGTCAAGGTCAACCGCCAGGGGACGGCGCTCCTGATGGCGACCCACGACTATCGCCTCGTGAAGGCCTTCCCGGCGCGGACGCTCGCGCTCGTGCGCGGCCGGCTCATCGAAGTCGACCCGGCGTCGCTGTAG
- the upp gene encoding uracil phosphoribosyltransferase produces MLTVVDHPLLNRALTTLRDVSTPYGQFRRTLSDVSSILAYEALRTLPVEETTVQTPLEETVGYRLAREVVVVPVLRAGLGLVDGFVRFVPEARVGHLGMYRDEQSHEPVDYYSNVPPQVSDARVFVVDPMLATGGSASGAINHLKSRGAKDLSFVCLVAAPEGVARLTDYHPDVPIYTAALDRQLDENAFIRPGLGDAGDRIFGTT; encoded by the coding sequence TTGCTGACCGTCGTCGACCACCCGCTTCTCAACCGCGCGCTGACCACGCTGCGCGACGTGTCCACGCCGTACGGCCAGTTCCGGCGGACGCTCTCCGACGTGTCGTCCATCCTGGCGTACGAGGCGCTGCGGACGTTGCCCGTCGAGGAGACGACCGTGCAGACACCGCTGGAAGAGACGGTCGGCTACCGGTTGGCCCGCGAGGTCGTGGTGGTCCCGGTGCTCCGCGCCGGCCTCGGCCTCGTGGATGGGTTCGTCCGCTTCGTGCCCGAGGCGCGGGTGGGGCACCTGGGGATGTACCGCGACGAGCAGTCGCACGAGCCGGTCGACTACTACTCCAACGTGCCGCCGCAGGTCAGCGACGCGCGCGTGTTCGTGGTGGACCCGATGCTGGCGACGGGCGGGTCGGCCTCGGGCGCCATCAACCACCTCAAGAGCCGCGGCGCGAAGGACCTCTCGTTCGTCTGCCTCGTGGCCGCCCCCGAGGGCGTCGCCCGGCTGACCGACTACCACCCCGACGTGCCGATCTACACCGCCGCGTTGGATCGCCAGCTCGACGAGAACGCCTTCATCCGCCCGGGCCTCGGCGACGCCGGGGACCGCATCTTCGGGACGACTTGA
- a CDS encoding class I SAM-dependent methyltransferase, protein MPAPYTALAPGYDAVMAHVDYPFWAAYLQSLLREHHPEAETLVELGCGTGALAVSLQPYGPPPGGYAYRAYDGSEAMVEVARERVRQAGRPVALGTLAFGDAVPGPPADVVVLVYDGLNYLLDLDAVTALLASIRDALAPGGVAIIDQSTPANSENHADGFDDAGETDAFAYQRTSRYDPETRLHTTDFVLTLPDGREVTETHHQRAYTLDEVQAAAEAAGLVPVAAYDGFEEEDADETSERVHWVFARADDVVEAA, encoded by the coding sequence GTGCCCGCTCCCTACACCGCCCTCGCCCCCGGCTACGACGCCGTCATGGCGCACGTCGACTACCCGTTCTGGGCGGCCTACCTCCAGTCGCTCCTGCGCGAGCATCACCCCGAGGCGGAGACCCTCGTCGAACTGGGCTGCGGCACCGGCGCGCTGGCCGTGTCGCTCCAGCCGTACGGTCCGCCCCCGGGCGGCTACGCCTACCGCGCCTACGACGGCTCCGAGGCCATGGTCGAGGTCGCCCGCGAGCGCGTGCGTCAGGCCGGTCGGCCGGTGGCGCTCGGCACGCTCGCGTTCGGCGACGCGGTCCCCGGCCCGCCCGCCGACGTGGTGGTGCTCGTGTACGACGGCCTGAACTACCTCCTCGACCTCGACGCAGTCACCGCCCTCCTCGCCAGCATCCGCGACGCGCTCGCGCCGGGCGGCGTCGCGATCATCGACCAGTCCACCCCGGCCAACTCGGAGAACCACGCCGACGGGTTCGACGACGCGGGCGAGACGGACGCGTTCGCGTACCAGCGCACGAGCCGCTACGACCCCGAGACGCGCCTCCACACGACCGACTTCGTGTTGACGCTTCCCGACGGGCGCGAGGTCACCGAGACGCACCACCAGCGGGCGTACACGCTCGACGAGGTCCAGGCGGCGGCCGAGGCGGCCGGGCTCGTGCCCGTCGCGGCCTACGACGGCTTCGAGGAGGAGGACGCCGACGAGACCAGCGAGCGCGTCCACTGGGTGTTCGCCCGAGCGGACGACGTGGTCGAGGCGGCGTAG